The Pandoraea vervacti DNA window CCGCCCAGAGCGTGAATCGCGTGGCCACGCAACTGGAGCCCGTCACGAAGCAATTGCCGGAGACGGTGCGCGAGTTGAACGGTACGCTCGCGGGCGCGCATCGCCTGACGAGTCAATTGACCGATCCGCAAGGTCCGCTCGTGCGCAATCTGGATAGCGTGGGCCGCGCGGCCGATCAGGCGACGTCGAGTCTTGCCGCCTTCCAGGGCACGATGCAGACGTTCGAAGGCTCGCTGCAACAGGAAGCGCTGCCGCGTTTGAACCGGCTCTCCGACGATCTGCGCTTCACCTCGCAGGCAGTCGGGCAGGCCGCCGAGACGATCAACCGCAATCCGCGCGCGCTGCTGTTCGGCACAACGCCGCCCCCGCCGGGACCAGGTGAGACCGGTTTCACTTGGCCGGGCGCGACGAGCGGGGCAAGTCAGTGAGGCGCGACACCGTCATGCAAGGGGATATCGACATGGGTGGACCGAACGGATGGATGGCAAGGGCTGGGGCGGTCGGGCTTGACGACACGAACCGCACGTTCGACGGGACTGGGGCAACAACGGTGAACGAACTGAACACGACGACGAGGAATTCGGTGAACCCCAAGCGTGGATTCAACGCACGGCTGCGCGGTGTCGCGCAGTGCACAGCCAACGGTTCGGTCCGTGACGCTGCCAGGCGCGCGGCTACGGCGGTCCTGACGGCATTGGGCATGGTCACGGGGACGGCTGTCCTGGTGGCCGGTTGCGCCGCCCCGGCGCCGTCCGCTTCGCTGGCGCGCTTCGACCTTGGCCCGCCCACGATTCCTGCGTCGGCGCTTGTCGGCACAAACGGCCAGAGCAGCGGCGAGGGGGCGAGCGTTCCGGGCAGCGTGAATGGTGCGAATGGCGTGAATGCGCCGACATCCGATGTCGCCGCTGCCAGTACGCCGCAGCTCTCGCCGCTCAAGGTCGTCGTCAATGCGCCGAGCTGGCTTGACTCCGACATGATCTA harbors:
- a CDS encoding ABC-type transport auxiliary lipoprotein family protein — translated: MQGDIDMGGPNGWMARAGAVGLDDTNRTFDGTGATTVNELNTTTRNSVNPKRGFNARLRGVAQCTANGSVRDAARRAATAVLTALGMVTGTAVLVAGCAAPAPSASLARFDLGPPTIPASALVGTNGQSSGEGASVPGSVNGANGVNAPTSDVAAASTPQLSPLKVVVNAPSWLDSDMIYYRLPASEGDQARVYANSRWLSSPARLFGDRLRAALAVDRVVLAAGDPAAAPALRVDIEEFAQYFDSTSASHGVVQVRATLFDGPKLLAQTTLRGQAPAATADAAGGAKALASASDTVQRQLIQWLAGRVPAPSATTRAPAQTRALPAATSSALPPSTGARAAAPSR